A stretch of the Papaver somniferum cultivar HN1 chromosome 6, ASM357369v1, whole genome shotgun sequence genome encodes the following:
- the LOC113290830 gene encoding uncharacterized protein LOC113290830, with protein sequence MDKSWVYYERSSKEFHEGLCLFLNYAFENGFVTEDNKVRCPCKKCANVHYKTRDEIYDDLVSYGMLRSYTRWYHHGEGFRTTFPCNLGAENTNVDQVIMDNNGEEVGDDITRMLRDAYGMDMGDMLDAEMSGMPSDSSAAQFYKLLEDSKKPLYPGCDKMSMMMSDKSFKEMLQLMRESFPEGCTLPENFTQCKKVLSDLGLSYVKIDACPNDCMLYYKETADLESCKVCTASCYKDGRLKTPAKILRHFPLKPRLQRLFMCSKTAGDMRWHHEGRTKDGVLRHPSDSEAWRHFDEMNPTFKADPRNIRLGLSTDGFSPYSSMRNPHSTWLVVLLPYNLPPWLCMKQPNMILSLLIPGPHSPGNDIDVYLRPLIDELKELWEEGVDTYDSSRNEMFNLKAGLLWTISDYPGLAMLSRWSNKGFAPHLRKILMGKVELSPRPNPLLGPDILSLLKDIPHTFGKQFEENLRGDHPRKRKSRGSCRVANNMPSNWKKLSIFYELPYWLNNLLKHNIDVMHTAKLYVIVFWVQ encoded by the exons ATGGATAAGAGTTGGGTTTATTATGAAAGATCAAGTAAGGAGTTTCATGAAGGGCTGTGTTTGTTCCTGAACTATGCGTTTGAAAATGGGTTTGTTACTGAAGATAACAAAGTGAGGTGTCCATGCAAGAAGTGTGCCAATGTTCATTACAAAACTAGAGATGAGATATATGATGACTTAGTTAGCTATGGTATGTTAAGGAGCTATACAAGATGGTATCATCATGGTGAAGGGTTCAGAACAACATTTCCATGTAACTTGGGGGCTGAAAATACTAATGTGGATCAGGTTATTATGGATAACAATGGGGAAGAGGTTGGAGATGACATTACGAGAATGCTGCGAGATGCATATGGAATGGATATGGGTGATATGTTGGATGCAGAAATGAGTGGGATGCCAAGTGATAGTTCAGCTGCGCAATTTTATAAGTTGCTAGAAGATTCAAAGAAGCCGTTATACCCTGGATGTGATAAGATGTCGATGAT GATGTCTGACAAGTCATTTAAAGAGATGCTTCAACTCATGAGAGAATCATTTCCAGAAGGGTGCACATTGCCGGAAAATTTCACACAGTGTAAGAAGGTACTATCAGATTTGGGATTGTCTTACGTTAAAATTGATGCGTGTCCCAATGATTGTATGTTGTACTATAAAGAGACTGCGGATCTTGAATCTTGTAAGGTTTGTACAGCTTCTTGTTACAAAGATGGAAGATTAAAAACGCCAGCTAAAATACTTCGTCACTTTCCTTTAAAGCCTCGGCTACAACGGTTGTTCATGTGTTCTAAGACTGCAGGAGATATGAGATGGCATCATGAAGGGCGTACAAAAGATGGGGTATTGAGACATCCATCTGATTCCGAAGCTTGGAGGCATTTTGATGAGATGAATCCAACTTTTAAGGCAGATCCAAGGAATATCAGATTAGGTTTGTCAACTGATGGGTTTAGTCCATATAGTTCAATGAGAAATCCGCATAGCACATGGCTTGTGGTTCTGTTACCCTATAACTTACCACCATGGTTATGCATGAAACAACCTAACATGATATTGTCTTTGCTTATACCAGGCCCGCATAGTCCAG GTAACGACATTGATGTGTATTTGAGACCATTAATAGATGAGCTGAAGGAATTATGGGAGGAAGGGGTGGACACATATGATTCCTCACGAAATGAAATGTTCAATCTGAAAGCGGGATTACTATGGACTATAAGTGATTATCCTGGACTTGCAATGCTCTCTAGATGGAGTAATAAAG GTTTCGCACCACACTTAAGAAAGATTTTGATGGGGAAGGTAGAACTTAGCCCACGTCCAAACCCATTGTTAGGGCCAGATATCTTGAGCTTGCTGAAAGACATTCCACACACATTTGGGAAACAGTTCGAGGAGAATTTGAGGGGAGATCATCCACGCAAGAGAAAATCACGAGGATCATGTAGAGTCGCAAATAATATGCCAAGCAATTGGAAGAAATTGAGTATCTTTTATGAACTTCCATACTGGCTTAATAATCTTCTCAAACATAACATAGATGTGATGCACACTGCAAAATTGTATGTGATAGTGTTCTGGGTACAATAA
- the LOC113287658 gene encoding uncharacterized protein LOC113287658 isoform X2: MDIARKTKDGLKARFDMQLLKIRPELHPKPLPNGKYFLPGACYSMDNPKKTMFLNVLKNMKTLDGYSAYIARCVNVQQRKIFGLRSHDSHVLMQQLLPLAFRKTLPSKVSKVLMELSSFFRELCSKVSRPEDFEELEKRIVTIVCELERIFPPAFFDIMVHLPIHLATEARLGGPVQYRWMYPIERYLYTLKKYVRNKAHPEGSTAEGYLADECVTFLSRYLKDVESRTNKPPRYADDTPIGKTVRFALTGDQKKKMHDYILSNDDDVAPYIAQHKTTLAMMHPRLSDLERLRKHKYEFADWFKNHIRLLVKSKVSIVEGLDLLAEGPFSTVRKFTGYTTQGYNFKVVSKENGAKTQNSGVVVDSTAPSFRNGVAQNPSNDAERAYYGVLTNIIELTYRQGHSYVLFECNWANVVNTSGRTRTSGLKTDSLGFTLVNFNHLLGTQREEPYVLASQCRQVFYAQDPVEPEWDVVVRNKPRDIFDMSDDNPDQLLDNLPFGNEVNNEDDDIICVINDGTGVIVDAPTRNGSGDRIWVEEEEEEEEEEVEEEEDADEEVESEEEEFVDGFSEDESDGYDFL, translated from the exons ATGGATATTGCTAGAAAAACTAAGGATGGTCTTAAAGCTAGATTTGATATGCAACTCCTGAAGATTAGACCTGAACTTCATCCAAAGCCATTACCAAATGGGAAATACTTCTTGCCAGGAGCATGTTATTCCATGGATAATCCAAAAAAGACTATGTTTCTTAATgtcttgaagaatatgaagactCTGGATGGTTACTCAGCATACATTGCGAGGTGTGTAAATGTCCAGCAACGTAAAATTTTTGGTCTAAGAAGTCATGATTCACATGTGCTCATGCAGCAGCTTCTACCTTTGGCATTCCGAAAGACGTTACCTTCTAAGGTCAGTAAAGTGCTAATGGAGTTGAGTTCCTTTTTCCGTGAACTATGCTCCAAGGTGTCACGTCCCGAAGATTTTGAAGAGTTGGAGAAGCGCATTGTTACCATTGTTTGTGAATTAGAGAGGATTTTTCCACCTGCCTTCTTCGACATTATGGTTCACTTGCCTATCCATTTGGCAACAGAAGCACGTTTAGGAGGACCTGTGCAGTATCGGTGGATGTATCCCATTGAACG GTATTTGTACACTTTGAAGAAATATGTAAGGAATAAAGCTCATCCAGAGGGATCTACTGCTGAAGGATATTTGGCTGATGAATGTGTTACATTCTTGTCGAGGTACCTCAAAGATGTCGAGTCAAGAACCAATAAACCACCTAGATACGCAGATGATACTCCCATTGGGAAAACCGTGAGATTTGCTCTAACTGGcgatcaaaagaagaagatgcatgACTATATCTTGTCTAATGATGATGATGTGGCTCCGTACATAGC GCAACACAAAACTACACTGGCTATGATGCACCCAAGACTGAGTGACCTTGAACGCCTGCGAAAGCACAAATATGAGTTTGCTGATTGGTTTAAGAATCATATTAGGTTGCTTGTGAAATCTAAAGTGAGTATTGTTGAAGGATTGGATTTGCTTGCTGAAGGACCTTTTTCAACAGTGAGAAAATTCACCGGCTATACAACACAAGGCTATAATTTCAAAGTTGTAAGTAAAGAAAATGGAGCAAAGACACAGAATAGTGGTGTGGTGGTCGATTCAACAGCGCCTTCCTTTAGAAATGGAGTAGCTCAGAACCCAAGCAATGATGCAGAACGCGCGTACTATGGAGTACTTACCAACATAATTGAGTTGACATATAGACAAGGTCACTCATACGTGTTGTTTGAGTGCAACTGGGCTAATGTGGTGAACACTTCAGGCAGAACAAGGACTTCTGGTTTGAAGACTGATAGCTTAGGGTTCACTCTTGTGAATTTTAACCATCTCTTGGGGACACAACGGGAGGAGCCTTATGTGTTAGCCTCTCAATGTCGACAAGTTTTTTATGCCCAAGACCCTGTAGAACCTGAATGGGATGTTGTGGTCAGGAATAAACCTAGGGATATTTTTGACATGAGTGATGATAATCCAGATCAACTACTGGATAACCTTCCATTTGGGAATGAAGTCAACAATGAAGATGATGACATCATTTGTGTTATAAATGATGGGACTGGGGTGATAGTTGATGCTCCTACGAGAAATGGCAGTGGAGATCGAATAtgggttgaagaagaagaagaagaggaagaagaagaggtagaagaagaagaagacgccGACGAAGAAgtagagtcagaagaagaggaATTTGTGGATGGGTTTTCAGAAGATGAGAGTGATGGCTATG ATTTTTTGTAG
- the LOC113287658 gene encoding uncharacterized protein LOC113287658 isoform X1, producing the protein MDIARKTKDGLKARFDMQLLKIRPELHPKPLPNGKYFLPGACYSMDNPKKTMFLNVLKNMKTLDGYSAYIARCVNVQQRKIFGLRSHDSHVLMQQLLPLAFRKTLPSKVSKVLMELSSFFRELCSKVSRPEDFEELEKRIVTIVCELERIFPPAFFDIMVHLPIHLATEARLGGPVQYRWMYPIERYLYTLKKYVRNKAHPEGSTAEGYLADECVTFLSRYLKDVESRTNKPPRYADDTPIGKTVRFALTGDQKKKMHDYILSNDDDVAPYIAQHKTTLAMMHPRLSDLERLRKHKYEFADWFKNHIRLLVKSKVSIVEGLDLLAEGPFSTVRKFTGYTTQGYNFKVVSKENGAKTQNSGVVVDSTAPSFRNGVAQNPSNDAERAYYGVLTNIIELTYRQGHSYVLFECNWANVVNTSGRTRTSGLKTDSLGFTLVNFNHLLGTQREEPYVLASQCRQVFYAQDPVEPEWDVVVRNKPRDIFDMSDDNPDQLLDNLPFGNEVNNEDDDIICVINDGTGVIVDAPTRNGSGDRIWVEEEEEEEEEEVEEEEDADEEVESEEEEFVDGFSEDESDGYGIELDSGPDDDS; encoded by the exons ATGGATATTGCTAGAAAAACTAAGGATGGTCTTAAAGCTAGATTTGATATGCAACTCCTGAAGATTAGACCTGAACTTCATCCAAAGCCATTACCAAATGGGAAATACTTCTTGCCAGGAGCATGTTATTCCATGGATAATCCAAAAAAGACTATGTTTCTTAATgtcttgaagaatatgaagactCTGGATGGTTACTCAGCATACATTGCGAGGTGTGTAAATGTCCAGCAACGTAAAATTTTTGGTCTAAGAAGTCATGATTCACATGTGCTCATGCAGCAGCTTCTACCTTTGGCATTCCGAAAGACGTTACCTTCTAAGGTCAGTAAAGTGCTAATGGAGTTGAGTTCCTTTTTCCGTGAACTATGCTCCAAGGTGTCACGTCCCGAAGATTTTGAAGAGTTGGAGAAGCGCATTGTTACCATTGTTTGTGAATTAGAGAGGATTTTTCCACCTGCCTTCTTCGACATTATGGTTCACTTGCCTATCCATTTGGCAACAGAAGCACGTTTAGGAGGACCTGTGCAGTATCGGTGGATGTATCCCATTGAACG GTATTTGTACACTTTGAAGAAATATGTAAGGAATAAAGCTCATCCAGAGGGATCTACTGCTGAAGGATATTTGGCTGATGAATGTGTTACATTCTTGTCGAGGTACCTCAAAGATGTCGAGTCAAGAACCAATAAACCACCTAGATACGCAGATGATACTCCCATTGGGAAAACCGTGAGATTTGCTCTAACTGGcgatcaaaagaagaagatgcatgACTATATCTTGTCTAATGATGATGATGTGGCTCCGTACATAGC GCAACACAAAACTACACTGGCTATGATGCACCCAAGACTGAGTGACCTTGAACGCCTGCGAAAGCACAAATATGAGTTTGCTGATTGGTTTAAGAATCATATTAGGTTGCTTGTGAAATCTAAAGTGAGTATTGTTGAAGGATTGGATTTGCTTGCTGAAGGACCTTTTTCAACAGTGAGAAAATTCACCGGCTATACAACACAAGGCTATAATTTCAAAGTTGTAAGTAAAGAAAATGGAGCAAAGACACAGAATAGTGGTGTGGTGGTCGATTCAACAGCGCCTTCCTTTAGAAATGGAGTAGCTCAGAACCCAAGCAATGATGCAGAACGCGCGTACTATGGAGTACTTACCAACATAATTGAGTTGACATATAGACAAGGTCACTCATACGTGTTGTTTGAGTGCAACTGGGCTAATGTGGTGAACACTTCAGGCAGAACAAGGACTTCTGGTTTGAAGACTGATAGCTTAGGGTTCACTCTTGTGAATTTTAACCATCTCTTGGGGACACAACGGGAGGAGCCTTATGTGTTAGCCTCTCAATGTCGACAAGTTTTTTATGCCCAAGACCCTGTAGAACCTGAATGGGATGTTGTGGTCAGGAATAAACCTAGGGATATTTTTGACATGAGTGATGATAATCCAGATCAACTACTGGATAACCTTCCATTTGGGAATGAAGTCAACAATGAAGATGATGACATCATTTGTGTTATAAATGATGGGACTGGGGTGATAGTTGATGCTCCTACGAGAAATGGCAGTGGAGATCGAATAtgggttgaagaagaagaagaagaggaagaagaagaggtagaagaagaagaagacgccGACGAAGAAgtagagtcagaagaagaggaATTTGTGGATGGGTTTTCAGAAGATGAGAGTGATGGCTATGGTATTGAGTTAGACAGTGGACCAGATGATGATTCTTAA
- the LOC113287659 gene encoding uncharacterized protein LOC113287659 has protein sequence MPRGGAAKRFLHDLLPDQRLVVEVDMEHLCPIGDNGTYITKYISHLANDGRKLPLTIHDWKHMPSHLIENVVLEIKQIFEYPEVLDDWIYTKINNRWKDHKFHVKKAAYKKWNTVEERLANPPHDVVESQWRVLVEVWNTDLKKKAICQINKENREKQQFHHTTGSKPHAKCAAELGKKLGRRRKRHEIFGVTHTKKKKTEDPDEVLMDPEVAAELKEMEEVEIQASQPGSDIVLQGRHDAFAQVRGRDKGGRVRCLGNGIKPMKYWGEESCTNPTTDPDAEVLNLRHQLENTVSQLQAAMQWIAELEALLSRHGLGTASTVTPSTDAEIGNSP, from the exons ATGCCTCGAGGTGGAGCGGCTAAGAGGTTCTTGCATGACCTATTACCTGATCAGAGGCTTGTAGTTGAAGTGGACATGGAACACCTTTGCCCTATAGGGGATAATGGTACGtatataaccaaatatatcaGTCATCTAGCGAATGATGGACGCAAACTACCGTTGACAATACATGACTGGAAACACATGCCTTCACATTTAATTGAGAATGTGGTGCTTGAAATAAAG CAAATATTTGAGTACCCAGAAGTGTTGGATGACTGGATATACACCAAGATAAATAATAGGTGGAAGGATCACAAATTTCATGTTAAAAAGGCGGCTTATAAAAAATGGAATACGGTGGAAGAACGTCTTGCTAATCCACCACACGATGTTGTTGAGAGCCAGTGGAGGGTACTCGTTGAGGTTTGGAATACTGATTTGAAGAAAAAA GCAATATGCCAAATAAACAAAGAAAACAGGGAGAAACAACAATTTCACCACACTACTGGCTCTAAACCACATGCTAAGTGTGCAGCAGAG CTGGGAAAGAAACTAGGACGGCGTCGTAAACGTCACGAGATCTTTGGTGTTACCCatactaaaaagaagaaaactgaagACCCAGATGAAGTATTGATGGATCCAGAAGTGGCTGCAGAACTC aaggaaatggaggaagtagAGATCCAAGCTAGCCAACCAGGTTCTGATATTGTGCTACAAGGACGACATGATGCTTTTGCCCAAGTGCGAGGACGGGATAAAGGTGGCCGTGTTCGCTGTCTAGGCAATGGTATAAAGCCAATGAAATATTGGGGTGAAGAATCATGCACCAATCCTACCACTGACCCAGATGCTGAAGTTTTGAACCTTAGACATCAATTGGAGAATACTGTTTCACAACTTCAAGCAGCAATGCAATGGATAGCTGAACTGGAGGCGCTTCTTTCGCGTCATGGACTGGGAACTGCCAGCACTGTTACCCCATCGACTGACGCAGAGATCGGGAACAGTCCATGA